AGGATAATATTGACAAAAAGATAGAGTATTACAAGAAAAATTATCGTGCAGCATTGTATTATCATAAGATGCGAGCAGATGCATTTATTAATACATTTGGAGTAGACCTATTCTGGAAATTGCCAGCGAGGGACCTTTTAGGAAGGGATTATACACCTAACACTATAAGGTTGGTTGCCAGGCAGCAAAACTCGATTGATATGGCGTTGGCATATCATATAAATAGGGAAATAGACTATTATTACAAATTTATTAGTATGGTAAAAGATTTTGTATCTGATTTAGAATCTGGAAATGTTGAGACTGGTGCGAATAGTATTTTTGAAAGATTTTATGCTGGGATACGAATTAGAAACTGGTTATTTAGTTATTATATGTTTTCTGATCTACTATCTCCGGAAGATCATATTTTATTTTTGAAGGTATTTTTATTACATGCTGCCAATTTATATGATACATGCCGTAAATTTCACTGGGGTAATCACCAATTGCATGGTCTTGAAGGTTTGTTTGAAATTACCACTATGTTTCCTGAACTGACTCCTATGCGGGATTGGAATAGAGTAGCGATAGACTTAATTATAGAACATATAAAGAGAGAAATTAAAGAAGATGGTTTTCATCATGAGAGAGCTTCCCATTATTATAGAAAGGATTTAAAGAATTATATACGAGTGTTCCTCTTGGCGAGGAGAAATGATATTAATATGGGGGATCTTTTTTATAAGAAATTCAGGAATATGTTTGAAGCTGCTATGAAAATAATAATGCCCAATGGTAGATTGCCCGTGCTACAGGATGAGCAGGAGATAGATGTTAACGATGGAATATATTTTGACAAAAATCGAAAAGCGTATTTTATGGATAACAATATAGCAGAGTTGCATGATCCTCCTATTTCGAGCATGTTAGCGGTGGGTGCGTATATTTTCAAAGATTCAACCTATCGGTACTATAGTGATAATGTATTTCCTATGGAGTTTTATTGGTATTTTAATGATGTAGCGCTCAATGAGAGGTATTTAGATATAGGCGTAAAAAAACCAAAGTATACGTCTGTGGCTTTGAAGAGTAGCGGTTATTATGTGATGCGTAGCGGATTGAAACCAACTGATAATTATATGATTATAGATGCTGGGTTAGCTAAAGATAAGCCTGATCATACACATGGTGGGCAATTAGGGGTTATTCTTTTTGGTAAAGGATTAACTTTATTGCCTAATTATAAAGTAAAGTATGGTGACCCATCATTTAAGTCAATGAAAAATTCATTTTTTAAAAATGTGGCATTGTGTGATTATATACCACTGGCTGATGGTTGGATAAGTAATAAGGCAAGAACGGGATTTGGAAAATGGAGCAGATTAGCAGATGTGGATGTAATTGATTGGATAACAACGGATAATTATGATTATTTTGCTGGTACTCACCATGCCTATGATTCAATTGGTGTAAAGTATATCCGTGAAATAATATTTTTTAAGCCAAAATGTTGGGTGATAATAGATAGGTTTAAATCAAATGATTTTCATAATTATGTACAAATTTGGCAAGGGGAGTATAATAAAATTGATTATGATTATAATAAGATTGTTATGATGAAATCTCCTATTAAGTTTACAATACAGCAAGCTGACCCATCAAAGATGTTTATTCATCAGTATGAAGATTTTGGTAAAGAATATGTGATTTTCGAGAAAAAAGGTAAGTGTAGTTGTGATTTTATAACGGTTTTATATCCTGAACTAATAGCAGTTGATAGA
The Candidatus Neomarinimicrobiota bacterium genome window above contains:
- a CDS encoding heparinase II/III family protein codes for the protein MKRKVLNLKTGLFFKTGLFFIIFFIGISNCVKKDSWISGDIKGVSYSNIPRDRLLSDGELVRYINIGKGVLPGYYEKLEIGDTFGALKIFGEYIKERKVPRYFFDKDNIDKKIEYYKKNYRAALYYHKMRADAFINTFGVDLFWKLPARDLLGRDYTPNTIRLVARQQNSIDMALAYHINREIDYYYKFISMVKDFVSDLESGNVETGANSIFERFYAGIRIRNWLFSYYMFSDLLSPEDHILFLKVFLLHAANLYDTCRKFHWGNHQLHGLEGLFEITTMFPELTPMRDWNRVAIDLIIEHIKREIKEDGFHHERASHYYRKDLKNYIRVFLLARRNDINMGDLFYKKFRNMFEAAMKIIMPNGRLPVLQDEQEIDVNDGIYFDKNRKAYFMDNNIAELHDPPISSMLAVGAYIFKDSTYRYYSDNVFPMEFYWYFNDVALNERYLDIGVKKPKYTSVALKSSGYYVMRSGLKPTDNYMIIDAGLAKDKPDHTHGGQLGVILFGKGLTLLPNYKVKYGDPSFKSMKNSFFKNVALCDYIPLADGWISNKARTGFGKWSRLADVDVIDWITTDNYDYFAGTHHAYDSIGVKYIREIIFFKPKCWVIIDRFKSNDFHNYVQIWQGEYNKIDYDYNKIVMMKSPIKFTIQQADPSKMFIHQYEDFGKEYVIFEKKGKCSCDFITVLYPELIAVDRDFGVKYFEYKDYDLTTITVNEYTFHLYRRKNYVKDDFVETDARLVLISKRHGKPYSVMMYDGSKISYDKLNYRFKSNKTVTFNNINNNWSILEIN